A genomic region of Vitis vinifera cultivar Pinot Noir 40024 chromosome 7, ASM3070453v1 contains the following coding sequences:
- the LOC109122867 gene encoding uncharacterized protein LOC109122867, with protein MLNETNFKDWKENMMILLGCMDIDLALRMPKPDELNEQSTQEDEVYWGKWERSNRLSLMIMKRGIPEAFRGAVTDEVTNASDFLAEIQKRFAKNDKAETSTLLASLISMKYKGKGNVREYIMEMSHLASKLKALKLELSDNLLVHLVLISLPAQFNQFKVSYNCQKDKWTLNELISFCVQEEERLKQDKTESAHLASTSKDKGKRKNKDNKVAASNGPEQKKQKVEVTCFFCNKPGHTKKECTKYAAWRVKKGLPELPKTK; from the exons ATGTTAAATGAGACTAATTTTAAGGACTGGAAAGAGAATATGATGATTCTCTTAGGCTGCATGGATATAGACTTGGCCTTGAGAATGCCCAAACCCGATGAACTCAATGAGCAAAGTACTCAAGAGGATGAGGTTTATTGGGGTAAGTGGGAACGTTCAAATAGGCTAAGTCTTATGATCATGAAGCGCGGCATTCCAGAAGCTTTCAGGGGTGCGGTAACCGATGAGGTTACTAATGCCAGTGACTTCCTTGCGGAAATTCAGAAACGTTTTGCCAAAAACGATAAGGCTGAAACGAGCACGCTTTTAGCAAGCTTGATTTCAATGAAGTATAAAGGCAAGGGTAATGTTCGGGAGTACATCATGGAGATGTCTCATCTTGCTTCAAAACTTAAGGCTTTGAAACTCGAGTTATCTGATAATTTACTCGTGCATTTGGTTCTCATCTCTCTTCCTgcacaatttaatcaattcaagGTCAGTTATAACTGTCAAAAGGATAAATGGACTCTTAATGAGCTCATTTCATTCtgtgtgcaagaggaagagagattgaagcaagaCAAGACCGAAAGTGCTCATCTGGCTAGCACTTCGAAGGATAAGGGCAAACGAAAGAATAAGGATAATAAGGTTGCTGCTTCTAATGGTCcagaacaaaagaaacagaaagttgAGGTAACATGTTTCTTCTGTAATAAGCCTGGACATACTAAGAAGGAATGTACCAAGTATGCTGCTTGGCGTGTTAAGAAAG GGTTGCCTGAGTTACCGAAAACCAAGTGA
- the LOC100254474 gene encoding transcription factor bHLH3, whose amino-acid sequence MGEKFWLNEEEKAMVESVLGAEGWEFLISCASDKTHLSESGVASSDGGVQKGLRQLVEGSNWSYAIFWRVSRVKDVLIWGDGYCREAKGEVGDGGLEEVGKKKEVLKKLHEYFGVGEEDKYWAKLDLLSNIEMFYLTSMFYSFSGDLQYGPALVLKSGRWVWVVDAVGCSDQYRARSVLARLAGFQTVVFVPVKDGVIEVASLMLVKEDENVVKMIKGVFGGMNFGQAKVYPKIFGHELSLGSGAKSRSMSINFAPKLEGDSGFGAESYDVQGLGSNQVYGNSSNGCMNEDNEGKIFPQLNQIFNAQVLVSGFEQPKDDLLPRVDERKPRKRGRKPANGREEPLNHVEAERQRREKLNQRFYALRAVVPNISKMDKASLLGDAISYITDLQMKIRILEAEKEIVNNKQNQSPVPQIDFQDRQEDTVVRVSCPLDAHPVSRVIKTLKEHQVVAPEAEVSTMENDKVLHTFSIRTQTGAAECLKEKLVAALSK is encoded by the coding sequence ATGGGTGAAAAATTTTGGTTGAATGAAGAGGAAAAGGCTATGGTGGAGTCAGTATTGGGTGCAGAAGGGTGGGAGTTTTTGATCTCGTGCGCTTCTGATAAAACCCATTTGTCAGAATCGGGTGTCGCATCCAGTGATGGTGGTGTCCAGAAGGGGCTTCGTCAGCTTGTTGAAGGGTCTAATTGGAGTTACGCCATATTCTGGCGTGTTTCGAGGGTGAAGGATGTGTTGATTTGGGGTGATGGATATTGTAGAGAGGCAAAAGGGGAGGTTGGTGATGGTGGTTTGGAGGAAGtggggaagaagaaggaggTGCTGAAGAAGCTTCATGAGTATTTTGGGGTTGGGGAGGAGGATAAATACTGGGCTAAATTGGATTTGTTGTCAAACATCGAGATGTTTTATCTTACTTCGATGTTTTATTCGTTTTCGGGTGATTTGCAGTATGGCCCTGCTCTGGTGCTTAAGTCTGGGAGATGGGTTTGGGTTGTTGATGCAGTTGGTTGTTCAGATCAGTATCGGGCAAGGTCGGTTTTGGCAAGATTGGCAGGGTTTCAGACAGTTGTGTTTGTGCCAGTGAAGGATGGGGTGATTGAGGTTGCTTCTTTAATGTTGGTTAAGGAGGATGAGAATGTTGTGAAGATGATTAAGGGTGTATTTGGGGGGATGAATTTTGGGCAGGCGAAGGTGTATCCAAAAATATTTGGGCATGAACTTAGTCTTGGTAGTGGGGCAAAGTCACGGTCAATGAGTATTAATTTTGCCCCCAAGTTGGAAGGGGATTCAGGGTTTGGTGCAGAATCATATGATGTCCAAGGCTTGGGTTCAAATCAGGTTTATGGGAATTCCTCTAATGGGTGTATGAATGAGGATAATGAGGGGAAAATATTCCCTCAGCTCAATCAAATATTTAATGCTCAAGTATTGGTTTCTGGTTTTGAGCAGCCTAAGGATGACTTGTTGCCTAGGGTTGATGAACGAAAACCTAGGAAGAGAGGAAGGAAGCCAGCTAATGGGAGAGAAGAGCCATTGAATCACGTGGAAGCTGAGAGGCAGAGGAGGGAGAAGCTTAACCAAAGGTTCTATGCATTAAGAGCTGTTGTTCCTAATATATCCAAGATGGATAAGGCCTCGTTGCTTGGTGATGCCATTTCATACATTACTGATCTCCAGATGAAGATTCGGATATTGGAAGCTGAGAAGGAGATTGTAAACAATAAGCAAAACCAATCACCTGTGCCACAGATCGACTTTCAGGATAGGCAGGAGGACACAGTTGTAAGAGTTAGCTGTCCCTTGGATGCTCATCCTGTTTCTAGAGTCATAAAGACGCTTAAGGAACACCAAGTTGTAGCTCCAGAGGCTGAAGTTTCCACTATGGAAAATGATAAGGTCCTTCACACGTTCTCCATTCGGACTCAAACTGGTGCTGCCGAGTGCTTGAAGGAGAAGCTGGTAGCTGCCCTTTCAAAATGA
- the LOC132254078 gene encoding secreted RxLR effector protein 161-like: MQKIPYASAVGSLMYAQVCTRPDIAYIVGMLGRYLSNPGMDHWRAAKRVMRYLQRTKEYMLTYRRLDQLELIGYSDSDFAGCQDSRRSTSGYIYLLAGGAISWRSAKQTLVTSSTMEAEFVACYEASNQGIWLRNFVTGLRVLDAVQIYVTIDWSSND; encoded by the exons ATGCAGAAGATTCCTTACGCTTCGGCTGTGGGGAGTCTAATGTATGCTCAGGTATGTACAcgtccggatattgcgtacattgttggcATGTTAGGCAGATATCTAAGTAACCCTGGAATGGATCATTGGAGAGCAGCCAAGAGGGTTATGAGATATTTACAGAGAACAAAAGAGTACATGCTTACATATAGAAGATTGGATCAGTTAGAGTTGATTGGGTATTCCGACTCCGACTTTGCTGGATGCCAAGACAGCAGAAGATCCACATCAGGCTATATTTATCTGTTGGCTGGTGGAGCAATTTCATGGAGGTCTGCCAAACAGACACTCGTAACTTCATCCACCATGGAAGCAGAGTTTGTAGCATGTTATGAGGCATCCAATCAAGGAATATGGCTACGAAATTTTGTCACTGGGCTGCGTGTTCTGGATG CTGTGCAGATATATGTGACCATTGATTGGTCTAGTAACGATTGA
- the LOC100256321 gene encoding uncharacterized protein LOC100256321, whose amino-acid sequence MLDHQRLNDLVYIKYNRALKRRYNERNTIDPISLKDIDDSNEWLIGRMEDEDSHGGAQDDFVFDDDNLTWGDVARAAGAEKARFDTRARARASSSIIPPTRGIASSSRTLPSHSLINEDEDGDMVDSADEEDGEGYKCGDGNDDDDDFVDLEEE is encoded by the coding sequence ATGTTAGATCATCAACGCTTGAATGATTTAGTGTACATTAAGTATAATCGAGCGTTGAAGAGAAGATACAATGAACGTAACACCATTGACccaatttccttgaaagatatagatgatagcaatgaatggttgatagggagaatggaagatgaagattctcatggaggtgcacaagatgattttgtatttgatgatgataattTGACATGGGGTGATGTTGCTAGAGCTGCTGGAGCTGAGAAGGCCAGGTTTGATACTAGAGCTAGGGCTAGAGCAAGCTCAAGCATAATACCACCAACAAGGGGGATAGCTTCAAGTTCTAGAACTTTGCCTTCTCATTCACTAataaatgaagatgaagatggagacATGGTTGATTCAGCagatgaagaagatggggaAGGCTACAAATGTGgtgatggaaatgatgatgatgatgattttgttgatttagaggaggagtga